The proteins below are encoded in one region of Manis javanica isolate MJ-LG chromosome 8, MJ_LKY, whole genome shotgun sequence:
- the RPS27L gene encoding ribosomal protein eS27-like — MPLARDLLHPSLEEEKKKHKKKRLVQSPNSYFMDVKCPGCYKITTVFSHAQTVVLCVGCSTVLCQPTGGKARLTEGCSFRRKQH; from the exons ATGCCT TTGGCCAGAGATTTACTACATCCGTCcttggaagaggaaaagaaaaaacataaaaagaaacgGCTAGTTCAGAGTCCAAATTCTTATTTTATGGATGTAAAGTGCCCAG GTTGCTACAAGATTACCACGGTTTTCAGCCATGCTCAGACAGTGGTTCTCTGTGTGGGTTGTTCAACAGTGTTGTGCCAGCCAACAGGAGGAAAGGCCCGACTCACAGAAG GGTGTTCATTTAGAAGAAAGCAACACTAA